CCTAAAACTTCATAATCAATATCAACTCCAACTACAGCATTTGCACCGAGTTGTGAAGCTCTTGCTTCCATTTCTCTTATAGCATCTTCTCTTGCCCTTATTAATTCCCCTTCATAAGATCCAGATCTTCCACCAAAAAAATCTCTTAATCCAGCAGCAAAGTCTTTTAAAAAATTCACACCCGATACTACTTCGCCAAATACTATACCTTTATACTCTATAATTTTTTTCCCATCAATAGAATTTGTTGTTGTGACTATCATAATTAGCCCCTCCCTTTCAATTGGATTATTAATATT
This genomic interval from Oceanotoga teriensis contains the following:
- a CDS encoding putative heavy metal-binding protein, which encodes MIVTTTNSIDGKKIIEYKGIVFGEVVSGVNFLKDFAAGLRDFFGGRSGSYEGELIRAREDAIREMEARASQLGANAVVGVDIDYEVLGQGGNMLMVTASGTAVYCE